One Streptomyces sp. NBC_00554 DNA segment encodes these proteins:
- a CDS encoding cytosine permease, whose amino-acid sequence MTTSITEIETYGVERIPDADRTARPIDLFRLAFGGANTFATCVLGAFPILFGLSFWQGLAATVLGLVAGALLLAPMALFGPTNGTNNAVSSSAHLGVHGRVVGSFLSLLTAIAFFSISVWSSGDALVGGAHRLVDVPESDVTYGIAYALFAVLVLAVCIYGFRFMLLVNKIAVLAASALFVLGAFAFAGDFDPGYAGAFASTADPLFWPSFIGAALIVLSNPVSFGAFLGDWSRYIPAGAPRRRVMGAAFLAQIATLLPFLFGLATASIIATKAAKYVDPAAPNYVGGLLAISPGWYFLPLCLIALIGGLSTGTTALYGTGLDFSSVFTRFSRVQATFFIGALSIAFIFVGRFALNLAQSISTFATLIITCTAPWMIVMALGYVTRRGWYDPEALQVFNRRQRGGRYWFTHGWNWRGMSTWLVSAVVALLFTNLPGQFVGPLGDLANGTDISLPVGLGLATVLYLALLALFPEPRAVYGPAGPRFVRASDAPVPPITGGTDETVTEPAAVH is encoded by the coding sequence GTGACGACCTCGATCACCGAAATCGAGACCTACGGTGTCGAGCGGATCCCGGACGCGGACCGCACGGCCCGCCCGATCGATCTGTTCCGCCTCGCCTTCGGCGGCGCCAACACCTTCGCGACCTGTGTGCTGGGCGCCTTCCCGATCCTCTTCGGCCTCTCCTTCTGGCAGGGTCTGGCGGCGACCGTCCTCGGCCTCGTCGCGGGTGCGCTGCTGCTGGCCCCGATGGCACTGTTCGGGCCCACCAACGGCACGAACAACGCCGTCTCCTCCTCCGCGCACCTCGGCGTGCACGGCCGGGTCGTCGGCTCGTTCCTCTCCCTGCTCACCGCCATCGCGTTCTTCTCGATCTCGGTGTGGTCCTCCGGGGACGCGCTCGTCGGCGGTGCGCACCGGCTCGTCGACGTCCCCGAGTCGGACGTCACCTACGGCATCGCGTACGCGCTCTTCGCCGTGCTCGTCTTGGCCGTCTGCATCTACGGCTTCCGGTTCATGCTGCTGGTCAACAAGATCGCGGTGCTGGCGGCGTCGGCCCTCTTCGTGCTCGGCGCCTTCGCCTTCGCGGGCGACTTCGACCCCGGTTACGCGGGAGCCTTCGCGTCCACCGCCGACCCGCTGTTCTGGCCGTCGTTCATCGGCGCCGCGCTGATCGTGCTCTCCAACCCGGTCTCCTTCGGCGCGTTCCTCGGCGACTGGTCCCGCTACATCCCGGCCGGAGCCCCGCGCCGCCGGGTGATGGGGGCCGCGTTCCTCGCCCAGATCGCCACCCTGCTGCCGTTCCTCTTCGGCCTGGCCACCGCGTCGATCATCGCGACGAAGGCCGCGAAGTACGTCGACCCGGCCGCCCCCAACTACGTGGGCGGACTGCTCGCGATCTCGCCCGGCTGGTACTTCCTGCCGCTCTGCCTGATCGCTCTGATCGGCGGCCTCTCCACCGGTACGACGGCCCTGTACGGCACGGGTCTCGACTTCTCCAGCGTCTTCACGCGCTTCAGCCGCGTCCAGGCCACCTTCTTCATCGGCGCCCTGTCCATCGCGTTCATCTTCGTCGGCCGCTTCGCGCTCAACCTCGCGCAGTCCATCTCCACCTTCGCCACGCTGATCATCACCTGCACCGCACCGTGGATGATCGTCATGGCGCTCGGCTACGTCACCCGGCGCGGCTGGTACGACCCGGAGGCGCTGCAGGTCTTCAACCGCCGCCAGCGCGGTGGCCGCTACTGGTTCACGCACGGCTGGAACTGGCGCGGCATGTCCACCTGGCTCGTCTCCGCCGTCGTGGCGCTCCTCTTCACCAACCTTCCCGGCCAGTTCGTCGGCCCGCTCGGCGACCTGGCCAACGGCACGGACATCTCGCTGCCCGTCGGCCTGGGCCTCGCGACCGTGCTCTACCTCGCCCTGCTCGCCCTGTTCCCCGAGCCGCGCGCCGTGTACGGACCGGCCGGACCCCGCTTCGTCCGGGCCTCGGACGCCCCCGTGCCGCCCATCACCGGCGGCACCGACGAGACCGTCACCGAACCCGCCGCGGTCCACTGA
- a CDS encoding prolyl oligopeptidase family serine peptidase, with the protein MVQTLAYGSWPSPIDAILAAAHDGHPDSVGFVGDESWWTEPRPTEGGRRTLVRRKADGTEESVLPAPWNVRSRVIEYGGQAWAGEMRPEGPLVVFVNFADQRLYLYEAGREPRPLTPISLVGGGLRWVDPQLRVERGEVWCVLEEFTGDGPTDVRRVLAAVPLDGSAAQDRDAVRELTDARHRFVTGPRLSPDGRRAAWLAWDHPRMPWDGTELLVAEVADDGTLLEARTVAGGPDESIAQAEWGIDGALLYASDRTGWWNLYRDGVPVCPREEEFGGPLWKIGQRWFAPLEDGLIAVVHGRGATALGILDPETGEVVDAAGPWTEFAPTLAAHGSRILGIGASPRSAYEVVELDARTGRARITGAAHDDPVDPSYYPEPQIRTFTGPAGREIHAHIYPPHHPGHMAPDDELPPYVVRAHGGPTSRAPLVLDLEIAYFTSRGIGVAEVNYGGSTGHGREYRNRLREQWGVVDVEDCTAVALALAEEGTADRRRLAIRGGSAGGWTTAASLTSTDVYACGTILYPILDLAAWASGETHDFESQYLETLIGPLTEVPARYAQRSPTLHADRIGAPFLLLQGLDDVICPPAQCERFLARLEAQGRRVPHAYIAFEGEGHGFRRAETTVRVLEAELSLYAQVFGLNPPGVPTLELAK; encoded by the coding sequence ATGGTGCAGACCTTGGCGTACGGATCGTGGCCCTCACCCATCGACGCTATTCTCGCCGCCGCGCACGACGGGCACCCCGACTCCGTCGGCTTCGTCGGCGACGAGTCGTGGTGGACGGAACCCCGGCCCACGGAGGGCGGGCGGCGCACCCTCGTACGGCGGAAGGCCGACGGCACCGAGGAGTCGGTGCTGCCCGCCCCGTGGAACGTGCGCAGCCGGGTCATCGAGTACGGCGGGCAGGCATGGGCTGGCGAGATGCGCCCGGAAGGGCCGCTGGTGGTGTTCGTGAATTTCGCCGACCAGCGGCTGTATCTGTACGAAGCCGGCCGTGAACCACGCCCGTTGACTCCGATCTCGCTCGTCGGCGGCGGACTGCGCTGGGTGGACCCGCAGTTGCGGGTGGAGCGGGGCGAAGTGTGGTGCGTACTCGAGGAGTTCACCGGAGACGGGCCGACCGACGTACGGCGGGTCCTCGCCGCGGTGCCGCTGGACGGTTCGGCGGCGCAGGACCGGGACGCCGTACGTGAACTCACCGACGCACGCCACCGGTTCGTCACCGGGCCCCGCCTCTCGCCCGACGGCCGACGCGCGGCCTGGCTTGCCTGGGACCATCCGCGGATGCCGTGGGACGGCACGGAACTGCTCGTCGCCGAGGTGGCCGACGACGGCACGCTCCTGGAGGCCCGCACGGTGGCCGGCGGCCCCGACGAGTCGATCGCCCAGGCCGAGTGGGGCATCGACGGCGCCCTGCTGTACGCCAGTGATCGCACCGGCTGGTGGAACCTGTACCGCGACGGGGTGCCCGTGTGCCCCCGCGAGGAGGAGTTCGGCGGGCCGCTGTGGAAGATCGGCCAACGCTGGTTCGCACCGCTGGAGGACGGACTGATCGCCGTCGTGCACGGGCGGGGCGCCACCGCGCTCGGCATCCTGGACCCGGAGACCGGCGAGGTCGTCGACGCGGCGGGCCCCTGGACCGAGTTCGCCCCCACGCTCGCCGCGCACGGCAGCCGCATCCTGGGTATCGGGGCCAGCCCCCGCAGCGCGTACGAGGTCGTCGAACTGGACGCCCGCACCGGCCGCGCCCGGATCACCGGCGCCGCGCACGACGACCCGGTGGACCCCTCGTACTACCCGGAGCCCCAGATCCGCACCTTCACCGGACCCGCCGGACGCGAGATCCACGCACACATCTATCCGCCGCACCACCCCGGCCACATGGCACCCGACGACGAACTGCCGCCGTACGTCGTCCGGGCGCACGGCGGCCCCACCAGCCGGGCCCCTCTCGTCCTCGACCTGGAGATCGCCTACTTCACCTCTCGGGGCATCGGCGTCGCCGAGGTCAACTACGGAGGATCGACGGGGCACGGGCGGGAGTACCGCAACCGGCTGCGTGAACAGTGGGGCGTCGTCGACGTCGAGGACTGCACGGCCGTCGCGCTCGCGCTGGCGGAAGAGGGCACCGCGGACCGGCGACGGCTCGCCATCCGCGGAGGCAGCGCGGGCGGCTGGACGACGGCCGCGTCCCTGACGAGCACCGACGTGTACGCCTGCGGCACGATCCTCTACCCGATCCTCGACCTCGCCGCCTGGGCCTCGGGAGAGACCCACGACTTCGAGTCGCAGTACCTGGAGACCCTGATCGGGCCGCTCACCGAGGTGCCGGCCCGGTACGCGCAGCGGTCGCCCACCCTGCATGCCGACCGCATCGGCGCACCCTTCCTGCTGCTCCAGGGCCTCGACGACGTCATCTGTCCGCCCGCGCAGTGCGAGCGGTTCCTCGCCAGGCTCGAGGCGCAGGGGCGACGCGTTCCGCATGCCTACATCGCCTTCGAGGGAGAGGGGCACGGCTTCCGGCGGGCCGAGACGACGGTGCGGGTCCTGGAAGCCGAACTCTCCCTGTACGCACAGGTCTTCGGGCTGAATCCGCCCGGTGTCCCGACATTGGAGCTCGCCAAATGA
- a CDS encoding nuclear transport factor 2 family protein, with the protein MSTTTVQEVRAAADALVAAFAEGRLEDYFGAFAPDATFVFHTTPQRLGSTTEYRALWQQWVEQDGFRILGCTSSAQLIQPFGDTAVFSHDVETRVATHAGEETVHERETIVFARADDGGWTAVHEHLSARTAA; encoded by the coding sequence ATGAGTACCACCACCGTCCAGGAAGTCCGGGCCGCCGCGGACGCGCTCGTCGCCGCCTTCGCCGAGGGCCGCCTCGAGGACTACTTCGGCGCCTTCGCCCCGGACGCGACCTTCGTCTTCCACACCACCCCGCAGCGGCTCGGCTCCACGACCGAGTACCGCGCGCTCTGGCAGCAGTGGGTGGAGCAGGACGGTTTCCGCATCCTCGGCTGCACTTCGTCCGCACAGCTGATCCAGCCCTTCGGCGACACGGCCGTCTTCAGCCACGACGTCGAGACCCGGGTCGCCACCCACGCCGGCGAAGAGACGGTTCACGAGCGGGAGACCATCGTCTTCGCCCGTGCCGACGACGGCGGCTGGACGGCCGTCCACGAGCACCTGTCCGCCCGCACCGCCGCCTGA
- a CDS encoding M20/M25/M40 family metallo-hydrolase, translating into MADAQALDEVVRFTSDLIRIDTTNRGGGDCQERPAAEYAAALLAEAGLEPTLLERTKGRTNVVARLEGTDPSADALLVHGHLDVVPAQAEDWSVHPFSGEVRDGVVWGRGAIDMKNMDAMILAVVRSWARTGVRPRRDLVIAFTADEEASAVDGSGFLADHHPGLFEGCTEGVSESGAFTFHDGSGRELYPIAAGERGTGWLKLTARGRAGHGSKVNRSNAVTRLAEAVARIGAHEWPLRLTPTVRAALTELAAVYGVDADFEDVDGLLAKLGPAATLVESTVRNSANPTMLSAGYKINVIPGEAVAHVDGRYLYEHEDEFRATLDRLTGPDVEWEFEHREVALQAPLESATYARMRAAVEEFAPEGHVVPYCMSGGTDAKQFSRLGITGYGFTPLKLPEGLDYQALFHGVDERVPVEALHFGVRVLDRFLRTA; encoded by the coding sequence ATGGCTGACGCGCAGGCGCTGGACGAGGTCGTACGGTTCACCTCCGACCTCATCCGCATCGACACCACCAACCGGGGCGGCGGGGACTGCCAGGAGCGCCCGGCCGCCGAGTACGCCGCCGCCCTGCTGGCCGAGGCGGGCCTGGAACCCACCCTCCTCGAGCGCACCAAGGGACGTACGAACGTCGTCGCCCGCCTCGAAGGCACCGACCCCTCGGCCGACGCGCTGCTCGTGCACGGTCACCTGGACGTCGTGCCCGCACAGGCCGAGGACTGGAGCGTGCACCCGTTCTCCGGGGAGGTCCGCGACGGGGTCGTCTGGGGGCGCGGCGCCATCGACATGAAGAACATGGACGCGATGATCCTGGCGGTCGTGCGGTCCTGGGCGCGTACGGGCGTACGGCCCCGGCGTGACCTCGTGATCGCGTTCACCGCCGACGAGGAGGCGAGCGCCGTGGACGGCTCGGGTTTCCTCGCCGACCATCACCCGGGGCTCTTCGAGGGGTGCACCGAAGGCGTCAGCGAGTCCGGGGCGTTCACCTTCCACGACGGCAGCGGGCGCGAGCTGTACCCGATCGCGGCGGGCGAGCGCGGCACCGGCTGGCTCAAGCTCACCGCGCGCGGCCGGGCGGGACACGGCTCCAAGGTGAACCGGAGCAACGCGGTGACGCGGCTGGCCGAAGCGGTCGCGCGGATCGGCGCGCACGAGTGGCCGCTGCGGCTCACTCCGACCGTGCGCGCGGCGCTCACCGAACTCGCCGCCGTGTACGGCGTCGACGCCGACTTCGAGGACGTCGACGGCCTGCTGGCCAAGCTCGGCCCCGCCGCCACACTCGTCGAGTCGACCGTGCGCAACAGCGCCAACCCGACCATGCTCAGCGCCGGTTACAAGATCAACGTGATTCCGGGGGAGGCCGTCGCGCACGTCGACGGCCGGTATCTGTACGAACACGAGGACGAGTTCCGCGCCACCCTCGACCGGCTCACCGGACCGGACGTGGAGTGGGAGTTCGAGCACCGCGAGGTGGCCCTGCAGGCGCCGCTGGAGTCGGCGACGTACGCGAGGATGCGCGCCGCCGTCGAGGAGTTCGCGCCCGAGGGGCATGTGGTGCCGTACTGCATGTCGGGCGGCACGGACGCCAAGCAGTTCTCGCGCCTCGGCATCACCGGCTACGGATTCACGCCGCTGAAGCTCCCGGAGGGTCTCGATTACCAGGCCCTCTTCCACGGCGTCGACGAGCGCGTCCCGGTCGAGGCGCTCCACTTCGGCGTCCGCGTCCTGGACCGTTTCCTGCGCACGGCCTAG
- a CDS encoding gamma-aminobutyraldehyde dehydrogenase produces the protein MSTTFRNYIDGAFADASDGRTLDVVDPTTGDVYATSPLSGAADVDAAMAAAAAAFPVWRDTTPSVRQRTLLKIADAMEARADELVAAESRDTGKPLHLTRSEELAPAIDQVRFFAGAARMLEGRSAGEYMEGMTSIIRREPVGVCAQVAPWNYPLLMAVWKFAPALAAGNAVVLKPSDTTPASTVLIAEIIGGVLEELALPRGIFNVVCGDRETGRLMVEHSTPAMASITGSVRAGIQVAQSAAKDVKRVHLELGGKAPAVVFEDADLAKAVEDLVVGGFFNAGQDCTAATRVLVHESVHDEFVAALAKAAADTRTGQPDDEDVLYGPLNNAGQLAQVSGFIERLPEHAKVEAGGHRVGEKGYFYAPTVVSGLRQDDEIIQNEVFGPVMTVQSFTEEAQAVQYANGVDYALASSVWTKDHARAMRMSKNLDFGCVWINTHMALVAEMPHGGFKKSGYGKDLSAYGFEDYTRIKHVMTSL, from the coding sequence ATGAGCACCACGTTCCGCAACTACATCGACGGTGCGTTCGCCGACGCCTCGGACGGCCGCACACTCGATGTGGTGGACCCCACCACCGGTGACGTCTACGCGACCTCCCCGCTCTCGGGGGCGGCGGACGTCGACGCGGCGATGGCGGCCGCGGCCGCGGCGTTCCCCGTCTGGCGCGACACCACACCGTCCGTGCGTCAGCGCACGCTGCTGAAGATCGCCGACGCGATGGAGGCACGGGCCGACGAACTGGTCGCCGCGGAGAGCCGCGACACCGGCAAGCCGCTCCACCTCACCCGCAGCGAGGAACTCGCCCCCGCCATCGACCAGGTCCGCTTCTTCGCCGGCGCGGCTCGGATGCTGGAGGGCCGCTCGGCCGGTGAGTACATGGAGGGGATGACGTCCATCATCCGCCGCGAGCCGGTCGGTGTGTGCGCACAGGTCGCGCCGTGGAACTACCCGCTGTTGATGGCGGTGTGGAAGTTCGCCCCGGCGCTCGCGGCGGGCAACGCGGTGGTCCTCAAGCCCTCGGACACCACCCCGGCCTCCACGGTGCTGATCGCCGAGATCATCGGCGGTGTCCTGGAGGAGCTGGCGCTGCCCCGCGGCATCTTCAACGTGGTCTGCGGCGACCGTGAGACCGGCCGTCTGATGGTGGAGCACTCGACCCCGGCGATGGCCTCCATCACCGGTTCGGTACGCGCCGGCATCCAGGTCGCCCAGAGCGCGGCCAAGGACGTCAAGCGGGTCCACCTGGAGCTCGGCGGCAAGGCCCCGGCGGTGGTCTTCGAGGACGCCGACCTGGCGAAGGCGGTCGAGGACCTGGTGGTCGGCGGCTTCTTCAACGCCGGTCAGGACTGCACGGCAGCGACCCGCGTCCTGGTCCACGAGTCGGTCCACGACGAGTTCGTCGCCGCCCTCGCCAAGGCCGCGGCCGACACGAGGACCGGGCAGCCGGACGACGAGGACGTGCTGTACGGACCGCTCAACAACGCGGGTCAGCTCGCCCAGGTCAGCGGCTTCATCGAGCGCCTCCCCGAGCACGCCAAGGTCGAGGCGGGCGGCCACCGGGTCGGCGAGAAGGGCTACTTCTACGCCCCGACCGTGGTCTCCGGCCTCCGCCAGGACGACGAGATCATCCAGAACGAGGTCTTCGGCCCGGTCATGACGGTCCAGTCGTTCACGGAGGAGGCCCAGGCCGTGCAGTACGCCAACGGCGTCGACTACGCACTGGCCTCCTCGGTGTGGACCAAGGACCACGCGCGGGCGATGCGGATGTCGAAGAACCTCGACTTCGGCTGCGTGTGGATCAACACCCACATGGCCCTCGTCGCCGAGATGCCGCACGGCGGGTTCAAGAAGTCCGGCTACGGCAAGGACCTCTCCGCGTACGGCTTCGAGGACTACACCCGGATCAAGCACGTCATGACGTCTCTCTGA
- a CDS encoding PucR family transcriptional regulator, translated as MASNKLTVEDLLSFPALQLSVKAGSGGLGRSVSWAHASELADPTPWLLGAEVIMTTGLAIPRTAAGQCAYLERLDDAGVSALALSAQLHMPPLHDAFFRAAEERGFPVLEVPLAVPFIAVAQEVAASAQEDARHRLGAQLQVFGSLRWLVAEDLDTPTLLRRLERLSGYDVYLCTPQGRPLLPGVPTPDPAVLPASVDAPPTIPGGFVLPVPAPGGPAGFLVAYERQGAQPGGLAVAQHIATVAALRLAMVRNERETLRREGAETLAELLQEVLDPEAARRRLARHSIEGDTVLLVVRHTTDEALLRCLEDHPHLLLTWGEDRYVLGSPELAVAVGELPAVAAGMSRPFSPGAALKVAQREALWAVSKAVESGRPVVRYGDDSTGRWLPDDPAVLTALVQHVLGEVLRYDEAHDSQLLVSARTWMERNRRTDAAAAALHIHPNTLAYRLRRFGALANRDLTSTGALAEVWLAIQAAGALGLTD; from the coding sequence GTGGCCAGCAACAAACTCACCGTCGAGGATCTGCTCTCCTTCCCGGCACTCCAGCTCTCTGTGAAAGCCGGCAGCGGCGGTCTGGGCCGGTCGGTGTCCTGGGCGCACGCCAGCGAGCTCGCCGACCCGACGCCCTGGCTCCTGGGTGCCGAGGTGATCATGACGACGGGCCTGGCGATCCCCCGTACCGCGGCCGGACAGTGCGCCTATCTGGAGCGGCTGGACGACGCCGGGGTATCGGCTCTCGCGCTCTCCGCGCAGCTGCACATGCCTCCGCTGCACGACGCGTTCTTCCGGGCGGCGGAGGAGCGGGGCTTCCCGGTCCTCGAAGTGCCACTCGCCGTCCCGTTCATCGCTGTCGCCCAGGAGGTCGCGGCCTCGGCCCAGGAGGACGCCCGGCACCGGCTGGGCGCGCAGCTCCAGGTCTTCGGCTCGCTGCGCTGGCTGGTCGCCGAGGACCTGGACACGCCGACACTTCTGCGCCGCCTCGAACGCCTGTCGGGTTACGACGTCTACCTCTGCACGCCGCAGGGCCGCCCGCTCCTGCCCGGCGTTCCCACGCCGGATCCCGCCGTCCTGCCCGCTTCCGTCGACGCTCCACCGACGATCCCCGGCGGATTCGTCCTCCCGGTGCCCGCGCCCGGCGGCCCGGCGGGCTTTCTCGTCGCGTACGAACGTCAGGGCGCCCAGCCCGGAGGGCTCGCCGTCGCCCAGCACATCGCCACCGTGGCGGCGCTGCGGCTTGCGATGGTGCGCAACGAGCGCGAGACGCTGCGCCGCGAGGGCGCGGAGACGCTGGCCGAACTGCTGCAGGAGGTGCTCGACCCGGAGGCGGCGCGCCGCCGGCTCGCCCGGCACTCGATCGAGGGCGACACCGTGCTCCTCGTGGTGCGCCACACCACCGACGAGGCGCTGCTGCGCTGCCTGGAGGACCATCCCCATCTGCTGCTCACCTGGGGCGAGGACCGCTACGTCCTGGGATCGCCAGAGCTGGCGGTGGCCGTCGGTGAGCTGCCGGCCGTGGCCGCCGGGATGAGCCGCCCCTTCTCGCCGGGCGCCGCGCTGAAGGTCGCCCAGCGCGAGGCGCTCTGGGCGGTCTCCAAGGCCGTGGAGTCGGGCCGCCCCGTCGTCCGGTACGGCGACGACTCGACGGGCCGGTGGCTGCCCGACGACCCCGCTGTCCTGACGGCACTCGTCCAGCACGTGCTCGGCGAGGTGCTGCGCTACGACGAGGCCCACGACTCGCAGTTGCTGGTCTCCGCCCGCACCTGGATGGAGCGCAACCGCCGTACCGACGCGGCTGCCGCGGCGCTCCACATCCATCCGAACACCCTCGCCTACCGGCTGCGCCGCTTCGGCGCTCTCGCCAACCGTGACCTGACGTCGACGGGTGCCCTGGCCGAGGTCTGGCTGGCGATCCAGGCAGCGGGAGCGCTCGGCCTCACCGACTGA
- a CDS encoding LacI family DNA-binding transcriptional regulator, with the protein MARLAGVSQATVSLVLSARPDGKGPVISEETRQRVLEAARSLGYVPDPAARRLAAARNNLLGVFSFTATFPTDVQHSYYPFLVGVEREAAALGYDLVLFTGSSTGGAGAAGPEALSRVRLADGCLFLGRHTPRAELKRLVEDGFPVVHLGRREELEGVAWVGADYVAATREVVGHLAGLGHRRIVLVREDDDAPASADRQRGFLEGLAAAGLPCGPTTVFRSADPQRELTPERLRAWADEGVTAFVAEETDTGAAWRGLLSAVREAGLDCPTEVSLALLGSPPADLAGEPEPTGFDIPRPQLGAAAVRLLAALVAGEEAREPLVSCVFRPGLTAGPPRARS; encoded by the coding sequence GTGGCCCGGCTCGCGGGGGTGTCCCAGGCGACCGTGTCCCTGGTGCTTTCGGCCAGGCCCGACGGCAAGGGACCCGTCATCTCCGAGGAGACCCGCCAACGGGTCCTGGAGGCGGCCCGCAGCCTCGGCTACGTTCCCGACCCGGCCGCCCGGCGGCTGGCCGCCGCCCGCAACAACCTCCTCGGCGTCTTCAGCTTCACCGCCACGTTCCCGACCGATGTGCAGCACTCGTACTACCCCTTCCTGGTCGGCGTGGAGCGAGAGGCGGCGGCGCTCGGCTACGACCTGGTGCTGTTCACCGGGTCGAGCACCGGCGGCGCGGGGGCCGCGGGTCCCGAAGCGCTGAGCCGGGTCCGGCTCGCCGACGGCTGCCTCTTCCTCGGCCGTCACACACCCCGGGCGGAGCTGAAGCGGCTGGTCGAGGACGGCTTCCCCGTCGTACACCTGGGCCGCCGCGAGGAGCTGGAGGGCGTGGCATGGGTGGGCGCGGACTATGTCGCGGCCACGCGTGAAGTCGTGGGCCATCTGGCCGGGTTGGGGCACCGGCGGATCGTCCTGGTCCGCGAGGACGACGACGCGCCCGCCTCGGCGGACCGTCAGCGCGGCTTCCTGGAAGGGCTGGCAGCGGCAGGTCTGCCCTGCGGGCCCACGACCGTCTTCCGGTCCGCGGATCCGCAGCGGGAGCTCACGCCCGAACGGCTGCGTGCCTGGGCCGATGAAGGGGTGACGGCCTTCGTCGCGGAGGAGACCGACACCGGGGCGGCCTGGCGAGGCCTGCTCTCCGCCGTGCGCGAGGCGGGCCTCGACTGCCCCACGGAGGTGTCTCTCGCCCTGCTCGGCAGCCCGCCCGCCGACCTGGCGGGGGAACCCGAACCCACCGGATTCGACATCCCCCGGCCGCAGTTGGGCGCCGCGGCCGTACGTCTGCTGGCCGCGCTCGTCGCGGGCGAGGAGGCGCGGGAGCCGCTCGTCAGCTGTGTCTTCCGCCCGGGTCTGACGGCGGGACCGCCTCGCGCCCGTTCCTGA
- a CDS encoding M55 family metallopeptidase, translated as MKILISADMEGATGVTWPADVLPGTPQWERCRAMFTSDVNAAVLGFFDGGADEVLINEAHWTMRNLLLEQLDERAEMLTGRHKSLSMVEGVQHGDVDGIAFVGYHAGAGMEGVLAHTYLANSITGVWVNDVRASEGLLNSHVVAEYGVPVVLVTGDDLACEDALGYAPGALKVAVKDHVSRYAAVCRTPSRTAADIRAAAKEAASLAVRQEPFVGGPFTVMLEFDAEHLSMAATVVPGVERVGERKVAYTSGTMYEGIRTFKAVTTIVSAAVEEQYG; from the coding sequence ATGAAGATCCTCATCAGCGCCGACATGGAAGGCGCCACCGGGGTGACCTGGCCCGCCGACGTGCTGCCCGGGACACCGCAGTGGGAGCGGTGCCGTGCGATGTTCACCTCGGACGTCAACGCCGCCGTGCTCGGCTTCTTCGACGGCGGCGCCGACGAGGTGCTGATCAACGAGGCCCACTGGACCATGCGGAATCTGCTCCTCGAACAGCTGGACGAGAGAGCGGAGATGCTCACCGGGCGGCACAAGTCGCTGTCCATGGTGGAAGGCGTACAGCACGGTGACGTGGACGGGATCGCCTTCGTCGGTTACCACGCGGGCGCCGGCATGGAGGGCGTCCTCGCGCACACCTATCTCGCGAACTCCATCACCGGCGTGTGGGTGAACGACGTACGCGCCAGTGAGGGGCTCCTCAACTCCCATGTGGTCGCCGAGTACGGCGTGCCCGTCGTGCTCGTCACCGGGGACGACCTGGCCTGCGAGGACGCGCTCGGCTACGCGCCCGGGGCACTGAAGGTCGCCGTCAAGGACCATGTGTCCCGGTACGCGGCCGTGTGCCGTACGCCCTCCAGGACCGCCGCCGACATCCGCGCCGCAGCCAAGGAGGCAGCGTCCCTGGCGGTCCGTCAGGAACCGTTCGTGGGCGGCCCGTTCACCGTGATGCTGGAGTTCGACGCCGAGCACCTGTCGATGGCGGCGACCGTGGTGCCGGGCGTCGAGCGTGTCGGGGAGCGGAAGGTGGCGTACACCAGCGGCACCATGTACGAGGGAATCCGCACGTTCAAGGCGGTCACGACGATCGTGTCGGCCGCGGTGGAGGAGCAGTATGGCTGA